The following DNA comes from Aquila chrysaetos chrysaetos chromosome 9, bAquChr1.4, whole genome shotgun sequence.
ACATGGCGCGCTCCCCGCCTCTGCACCTGGCAAGCCCCAAGTCACGACAACCCAGCACGGGCTGTGCGGTTCTCACCAGCGCAGTCACCGAAGCAGCAGCATGCTGAATTTTATATAAGCTGGCCAGCGATGTTTACATATCAGTGAAGACACCCAATTCCGCCACGCCAATGTAAACATGATCAGCAAATAAAAggagaagtttaaaaatacgAGTCTCCTTCAGAGCCTGAGAAGCAACAACACACGCTCACACATGTGCCCTGGGATTTCTAGCACGGGCAGCAGGGCGTAGCACCCGTTCAGCTGTGCTTTGCCTCTTGGGCAGAAGGTACACAGTGCCAGAAGAGCTTCACCGTaataaaattcacaaaaataGCGATCCTTTTTATGCCGATTATTTCCCCTGCTGCGGCATTCATAGTCACAGCTCTTGGCCGCAAATTTTCACTGTCATCTGTCTaaaatgatttttccttttgctgctccCAAATTCACTGTGACCAAGACATGGTACTAGGAAGTTGGgactaggaagaaaacaaattaaatttctcatttaaaaaattcacattaaaagaGCTTCAGGTTCACTGcaaacaaagcagcaagaggTCAAAGCATTAAGTGAGCTCTGAAGACTTCACATCACTCTATAGTACTGCTTCTACCCCAGAACAGCCAGTGTCACATCTTAGTTACGTCCTGTTGCTAGAATTCATCACTGGTAAAAGGTATGTGGGCCTCCTCCTCTGGAAGCCCTTTTCCTATCCTCCAGAGAACTAAAGTTTCACTTGGCACTTAATGTTACCAAAAAGTAACAAAATTCACAATTTTTAGCTTAATTTCCTGCCACgctggaggcaggagcaggccctCACGTATCCTTTAACCAGTGAAGAAAGCACACACCAAGGCACGCCTTGAGTTGTGCTCCCTTGTGGTTTGTTTCAGAGACGGCGCAGGAGGCAGCTTCTTTGCTCTTCCTTCGATCTGTGATCTCTAGCATCTGAAGAAGAGCTACAGAGTGGCTAAAATCCGTAGAAACGAAACCACCACCACGCAGAATGTCTGGCCCACTCCAAAAATGAGGGCTTCAAAGGGAATCATTTTTTTCCCCGCAGCTCTGTAAACTCCAGCAATGGCAGCACctgtggagaagggaaaaagccaAAACATGAATGCGTGACAGTGCATGTGAGACACATGCTGTTGTACCACAGGGATGAAGGGGGAAGTCTCAGAGGATGTGAGACTGGGACAGAGAACACGGGGGTCTGTGAGAGAGGGCCCTGAACCCCTGTGCACCAGCTGGCAGAAATGGTTTACCGTGGCAAACCTCAGCCACTAACCTAGGCGTGCTGGTGGCAGCGTGTAAATTGCTGGTGAAACTCTGCTGAGGCCTCTAGAAGGTGTGGAGGTTGGGGCGGTTTTGGACATTCTCTCGTCACATGATCCTCTACACCACAGCCCACAAGCCGCAAATATTACCCAGTTCTGGGCACAGACACCAAACCCGTAAGTGGTTTTTCTCTGAGTGCACAGAAACCTGAAAGCCCACCTGGTTCTGCACCTGATGGGCATGTTTGGTACCCCTGACAAAGGGTTCGATAGGTGGGATAGTCCAACTCTTTCAAACGTGGGGCAAGGGGGGAAATATAGCCAAAACATTCATCTCCTCTCTACTCTGAGGAATGCCGCGGTTCGATGCGCTCCTGAAGGCAACCTCTGATCGCTATGGAGCCACCCGCTCGGTATTTTCGAGCCTCTACCATACTTGTTAGGATGCCGGCGGTAATGGGTCCCACGATGCCCATCAGCAGGAGGCTCACGGACATGAACCTGCCGTACTTGTGATGCCTGAGCGTGAAGAGCGCTAGCAAAGCTGCCGGGACgtggaaggagagggaggagacGAGGGCCCACAGGAAGACGCCGTACCACATCTCTGTGGAGAGAAGGGCCGTCAGGCAGGCTCGGGGCCCCCAGGCCCCCAGCGAggccggcggaggcggcgggacGGCCCCGCTCCGAGCAGGCCCCGCAGCGGAGGAGTGGTACCTGGGAAGGTGGAGAGCGGGCTGGAGTAGGTGGTGGTGCCGTTGCCCACGCGGGGCACCAGGCGGAGGCTGAGGATCTGCTGCAGaagccccccgccgccgccgcctcccagCTCACCGCCCTCCATCCCCTcaccggccccgccgccgccgccgccgccatcggCCGGCTCCTCTTCCGCCCGCCCCCTTCCGCCCGTCTCAGCCAATGGAAGGCGTCTCGCGGTGACAGGCAGGCCTTCCCGCCAACCGCCGCCCGCCAGGGAGCGTCGGGGCAGCCGGGCCCCGTCCCCACCCCCGCGCTGCCATGGGAACGGCTGTCGGCCGCAAAGAACGCCGGGAGCACCCTAGCAACGGAAGCCCCCTTCCCTCAGTGCGCTATTGGCCGGAGTTGGAAGGGCGCTCTAGCCCGCTGGCTGTTCTCTCGTCTGTGCTCCCCGTCCTCGGCGCCGCCGGCTTCGAGGCGCAGCCACTTCCCACCCCGCCAGGGGGCGCTCGGGACCGGCGGCGACGCTctgggcggcggcgggcgcgcgtgaggaggaggaggcggtggcggcggcgctgggcgtgaggcggcagcggcggggctggCACCATGTCGGGCTCGGAGGAGTACTCCTCGGCCGAGGACGAGGACTACGTGCCCTCAGGTGAGTGGCGGCGGGCCGGGGAGGAGGGGCGAGCGGTGGTGGTAGTGGGGGCGAAGGTCCCGGTCCTGGTCCTCACCGGCTGTGCTTGCAGGTGCGGAGTACAGCGAGGACGACGTGAGCGAGCTGGtgcgggaggaggcggcggacagcccgcggccgccccgcggtAGGAggagcccccgccgccccgccagCAGGTACGGCCGCGGGCGGAGCCGCCCCCGGTTCCGCACAGACGCGGTATCCCCTCTCTCGAGTGGGAGAATCCGCGTTAGCGCAGCCCGGCCCGGCTGGGAGCCGCCTCCGCCGTGCGCGTTCTGCCTGGCGCGGCGCTGAGGGCTTGAGAAACGAGAAACGCTGTTCTTCGTTCTGGTTTAGTGTCAGAGGCAGAGATCCTCAGGCTTGCAAGACATTCTCCAGGAGctagttattttccttttagtaaGCCTTTTTAAGAGCAAAGCACTTCTCGGTGGGAGAAAAATCCCATACATGTGCAGTTTATTTAAGGTTGTTTCCTATCCAGGCTAAGTTCTCCTCCCCTCGTGGTTCCTGCAGTACCCCAGAGTCCGTTATATACTTGCAgatacacgcacacacatgcCAGTCCACTTCATGGGGACTGCCTACTTCAGTCTCGCTGTGTTTTCTGAACAGCATCATCTTTTAATTAAGTAGCTTCACCCCCAAGATTAGGGGGAACCTTCCAGGTAGAATGTCTTAGCGAGAATACAAAATACCATGTTGCTTCACCAATACTTACCGTTCAGCTCTGGAATAGTGTTGCAGCAcctcagtatttctttttttgttttgtttggcatCTGCTTccaggaagaggaagaaaggaggtcTCTTGCTAGAGCCAGatgacaaagaggaagaaaaggctcagcagaacgaagaggaggaggaggaagtagATAATGTAGAGCAggtggaaagaaacagagaagaagaagaaaaaaagaaagaggatgcTCTTTGGGCCAGTTTCCTTAGTGATGTGGGTCGGAAACCCAAAGCGGTGGCTGCCACACAAGTGATGCAAACTAAGAAGGTAACGGGGGCCTGGGCCTTCACCCAGGGAGTATGGGAAGGGCCTGAAGCTTTAGAGCACACAGTGCTGGTTCTAACTGGTACCAGGTGTCAGTCAGAGCTGGGAAGAGGCTTGGTTTACTCCTGCCCCATCTGTTTTGTAAGCCTGGAGCCCCACTGCGGAGCAAACTATAAGCTGCTGGTTTCCTTCCAGCTGCGGAGGTCTGTGATCCGGCGGTGTTGCTTTTGGAGCTGCTTGTCATCATCTCAGAGTGTCCCACGGAGCCTTGTTGGCTTCTCCTTCTGGTCCTGGATTCTCCTTGTGACGTAGGAGCAGCACAATGAGCTTTGGTCTCAGTTGTAGTTGTAGGCACAGCTCTCCCCTGAGGCTTGTGCCTTCCCtgatgctcaaaaaaaaaaaaaaaaaaaaaaaagaaaagaaaaagggagactcttgtgtgtgtgtgcgagTAGGGAAACAGAAGAGACCTGTGCTGACATCTCTGTGCCTTGCCTTTCATCCTCGTACAGTGAGGGGGTCTGGAAGATGCTGCATGTTGGGATGGAGATGGTAACAAGAATGAATCTAGCTTTCTCTAGTTTCCTTTATAAGCCCCATTAACATGCTCTTGCTCTCTGTCTGCAGAGGTTTTCTGTAGAGAGAATTCTGTGCATAATCCCCTATTTAAAAAGATTTGGTTCttaataaaaccaaatgcaTGTATTTGCCTTGCCAAAGCCTTTCATGCTGAGGGTGGTAAAAGGGAAGAAGGTACCAAAACTGACCCTCTCTTGCTAgaattgggggtttttttggtttgggttgggtttttttgagtggtcagccaaaaaagtattttgtgacAAAAGTCTGGACGCTTGACTCAGTGCTGCCTGGCAAGTTCTTCTCGCTGTGTGAAGCTTCCTTCTGCAACTGTTGGAAGGTTGCAGAACAAGTGTAGTTGTGTAAACTTTGCTTGCAACTTTTTGAAGAGGAGTCCTTTCGTCTGAActctcctgcttctctccaCCTCAGTAGTTACTGGCCAAACAGCTGAGATGGTTGCAGGTAGAAttagagagaaggagagaggaaaagttcTCTTCTGAGCAATTCTACTTTTATGAGCGGATTGCTAAAACATGAATGGTCTCTGAAAGTTCCTCCATAGCCTAGAATAATTTATGGAGAGATGCAGTTCTCTGTGTGGACTTCTTAATTTGGACTGAAGTTGTCTGCTTGAAGATCTCTCTGGTGTGTGGTTGATTTAGAGCcagaattttgggttttgttttgattatttaTAGGGTCTGAGGTCTTTTATGTATGCTGTTAAAAGCTGTAGTTGTCACTGGGTAAATTAACAGGCATTGTTGACAAATTGCTTAATAAAGATATTCCCCTCTCAAAATAGAGAGACGTTATTGACAAGTAACTTAATATTGTCAGGGTTCTCTATGAAGATTGGCCTTGCTCCTCCTGCTGATGGGTTGTGTTCTTCTATATTCTTGAGTAAAAATAAACCTATTTCTGTGTAATCTACTCTGGTAGCTTTACCGCGTGGCAGTGTGTAGTTTGGGAGAACTGAGTCTTCAGGCTTTTGCTTACTTTCTGAACCACAGCAGTGTATGCTTGCTCTTTCCTACACTTAATTACAATTTCACTTCTTGGTTTGGGTCTGTTTTGATCCTTGAGCTCCAATGAGAGCCTGGAACCAAAGTGGGGAATTTCCTTCTGGTGGCAGgggcatttgtttcttttttcttgtctgtgggTGACTTGCTTTGACCAGCCAGCCTAAATTGCAGTGCTACCTGAGGTCTGTCTTGGGTCTTTGGCCCCTTGGAGTGATAATTTGGCTTGGCTCCACAAAtgcattgttttgctttctcctttgtaTATTTTGTAGGGTGAAGAAGAGAAGAGTGGGAACAAGCTTCAGGAGAAACCAAAAGAGTCTGAGAAGCCAAAAGATTCAGGAAAAGTGACAATCACCAAAGTGTTCGATTTCGCTGGTGAGGAAGTCAGGTAAGCTGGCAGATGTAGCGTGTCTACTGTGGGCTGAGAGCAAGCTGGGTGCCGCTCTTCTGCGGGCAGGCTGGAGATCTGCTGTGAAGCACGATGtatcttctcctttttcctttacacttttttttatcaTGAGCACATAGAGACCTCAAGGAAAATGAGGCCAAGATTTTTCTGCCTGAGGGCTGCAGAGTATCCTTATAAGCAGACCTCAGTCTTTACTCAACTTCAAAATATGCCTGTGAATTCACTTAGGCTTTCCCATCTGGACAGTGTTTAAAATGGTTGGCAAAGCTTCCCGGTGGCACTGCCACCGTGAATGTTGAGACAAGGAGAGAACCGCCTATGGCCCCACGGGGATGACGGtaatgcattttattccttcagTCTAGTCCAAGCCCTGTGCTGGGGGCAGGATATTTGCTGGCACTTTCCCTGGTGATGTTCACAATCTACTACAAAGATCTGCAGACAGTAAGAGGTGTTTTGCTGAATGGACTAATAGCTGAGTGCTTTTATCTCTGAAACAGCTGCGGCAAAGGTGATGGGCTAGGTAAAATCATCCTTTAGGCTGAGTTTGGCTTCCAAGATGCCTCTCAGGGTGGGCTGCAAAAAGGGGCACGCATTTTATAAATGCGTAAGACCAGAACTGAGGGGCCTGGGTGAACCCACTTGAAATCTGAATGCACTGTGACCTTGTGTTTATTACcatggtgtattttttttttttatacgTAGCTGTAAACCTTGTTTTGTCAGATGAGAATTTCGCCTCTATTTTGTGTGACAGCAGAGGGCAGCAGTTCCCAGCAATAACACCCATGCTGCCTCAAtctggaggaggaagcagagagcaGGGGCTTCCGCTGCCCTTGCTTTTCGTGTCAGCACTGCTGCCTGAGCTGTTTGAAAAATCTGAGGAGAGCCATGAGTCATAGTAGCGACTTCCCTATTTCCCTGCACAATCCAGGCTGTAGGAATACCCTTCATTCACTGGAGAAATGGCAAAGAACTGTACAACTACAGCTTTTCTGAGAGAGAGTATCTGTCATACCCTTTCTACAAAGGAGAGGCTAAGTCTTTCCTGTGGACAGGTAAAAATCTGTAGCAGAATTACAgacagaaattttgttttctgatgcaCACTCTCCTTCTCAGCAGCCAGCTTGTTTGTCCCCAGTTTTCCCGTTCTTTTTCTGGTTCAAATGTGATGTCCTTCCTGCCAGGTGAGAATAGCTGAAGCTATAGGATTGCAGGGCTGTTGTACAAAAGCCTTCTTGGGTTCTGACGTATCATCAGATGGCATACAGCAGAATTGCGTTCGTGGTGCTTTGAGGTTCCATGAAATTAGCATGCAATCTTATTTGGAGTCTGGACATGTCCATCTGTGTGTTGTAGGTGAGTGTCATGTCCTAA
Coding sequences within:
- the TMEM170A gene encoding transmembrane protein 170A isoform X1, with product MEGGELGGGGGGGLLQQILSLRLVPRVGNGTTTYSSPLSTFPEMWYGVFLWALVSSLSFHVPAALLALFTLRHHKYGRFMSVSLLLMGIVGPITAGILTSAAIAGVYRAAGKKMIPFEALIFGVGQTFCVVVVSFLRILATL
- the TMEM170A gene encoding transmembrane protein 170A isoform X2, whose translation is MEGGELGGGGGGGLLQQILSLRLVPRVGNGTTTYSSPLSTFPEMWYGVFLWALVSSLSFHVPAALLALFTLRHHKYGRFMSVSLLLMGIVGPITAGILTSMVEARKYRAGAAIAGVYRAAGKKMIPFEALIFGVGQTFCVVVVSFLRILATL
- the CFDP1 gene encoding craniofacial development protein 1 isoform X2 — encoded protein: MSGSEEYSSAEDEDYVPSGAEYSEDDVSELVREEAADSPRPPRGRRSPRRPASRKRKKGGLLLEPDDKEEEKAQQNEEEEEEVDNVEQVERNREEEEKKKEDALWASFLSDVGRKPKAVAATQVMQTKKGEEEKSGNKLQEKPKESEKPKDSGKVTITKVFDFAGEEVRVTKEVDSTSKEAKSFLKQQEKWQSAAPASLPTVSGVRRPSGMSSLLGKIGSKKQKMSTLEKSKLDWENFKEEEGIVEELAIHNRGKDGYIERKAFLERVDHRQFEIERDIRLSRMKP
- the CFDP1 gene encoding craniofacial development protein 1 isoform X1, producing the protein MSGSEEYSSAEDEDYVPSGAEYSEDDVSELVREEAADSPRPPRGRRSPRRPASRKRKKGGLLLEPDDKEEEKAQQNEEEEEEVDNVEQVERNREEEEKKKEDALWASFLSDVGRKPKAVAATQVMQTKKGEEEKSGNKLQEKPKESEKPKDSGKVTITKVFDFAGEEVRVTKEVDSTSKEAKSFLKQQEKWQSAAPASLPTVSGVRPVCSTAVQWLEAPTHGRVGGCRVRRPSGMSSLLGKIGSKKQKMSTLEKSKLDWENFKEEEGIVEELAIHNRGKDGYIERKAFLERVDHRQFEIERDIRLSRMKP